The stretch of DNA CGGTAGCATCTTCCAGCGTGGCCAGCTTGTCCTGCTCCAGCTTGTCGGCGTAAATCTTACGTGGGGTCGGATGTTTTTTGATTTTCTGGTACATCACAGGCTGAGTTGCGCTTGGCTCATCAGCTTCGTTATGACCGTGGCGACGGTAGCAAACCAGGTCGATAAACACGTCGCGTTTGAAGGTATTACGGAAATCCAGCGCCAGACGAGTCACGAAGGCAACCGCTTCCGGGTCGTCCGCATTCACGTGGAAAATCGGCGCCATCACCATCTTACCGATATCGGTACAGTACGGCGTGGAGCGAGCATCCAGCGGGTTAGAGGTGGTGAAACCAATCTGGTTGTTGATAACGATACGTACGGTACCGCCCACTTCGTAGCCACGCGCTTTAGACATGTTCAGGGTTTCCTGAACCACGCCCTGCCCGGCTACGGCGGCATCACCGTGGATGGTGATCGGCAGAACCTGATTGCTGCCTGGCTTATCCAGACGATCCAGGCGCGCACGCACGGAACCGATAACCACCGGGCTAACGATTTCAAGGTGAGACGGGTTAAACGCCAGCGCCAGGTGAACCAGGCCGCCTTCGGTTTCCACGTCGGAAGAGAAGCCCATGTGGTACTTCACGTCACCGGTGCCGAGGTGCTCTTTATGTTTACCGGCAAATTCGTCGAACAGATCCTGCGGTTTTTTACCCAGAACGTTGATCAGCACGTTAAGACGACCGCGGTGCGCCATACCCAGCACCACTTCGCGCGTGCCGCTCTTACCGGCATGGCGAATCATCTCTTTGAGCATCGGAACCAGCGCGTCGCCGCCTTCCAGCGAGAAGCGTTTCGCCCCGGGGAATTTGGCACCCAGGTAACGTTCCAGACCTTCTGCTGCAGTCAACTCGCTCAGGAAGCGTTTTTTCTCTTCCGGCGTAAAGGTTGACTGGCCCACCACAGATTCAATGCGCTGCTGGATCCAGCGTTTCTCTTCTGTGTTGGTAATGTGCATGTATTCGGCGCCAATAGAGCCGCCGTAGGTTTGTTGCAGAGCGTCAATCAGATCCGCAAGCTTCATGGTTTCTTTGCCGCCGGCAAAAGACCCCACGTTAAAGCTCTGCTGCAGATCCTCATCCGTCAGATTGTGGAAAGCCGGATCCAGATCGGGAACGGATTCTTGCTTCCACAGGCCAAGCGGATCGAGGTTTGCTGCCTGATGCCCGCGGAAACGCCAGGCGTTGATCAGCTGCAGAACCTTAACTTGCTTAACGTCAGTGTCAGGATCGGTGATTGCGGTGGAGTAACGTGAGGCATCCTTCGCCAGACGACGGAAATAATCACGCGTTTTTGAATGGAATTGATCCGGTCTCGCTCCGGTGCCAGCTAACTGCTGGAACATGCTGCGCCAGTGCGCATCAACAGAGTCAGGATCGGTTAAGAAGTCTTCATAGAGCTGCTCTATGTAGGACTGGTTTGCGCCCGCCAGCCAGGAAGAGTCCAGCCAGGGCTTCATCGCGCCGTTCTGCATCGTGATCCCTTAAGCAAATTTATGCTTATTTCGCCGTGGATAACTATAACGCACACCGTAGGGTATACAGGTATACGTTCCAGGGTTCACTTTCTTCGAGCCTGTTGCCGTGGAGGGCGGCCCGCGAAGGAACCTTTAAAAACTGTCTCTATACAAGATTTGTAGGGCAGTTTTTAAAGATTTCCTGCAATCCGTTCCCTCTCCCCTGTGGGGAGAGGGTCAGGGCGAGGGGAACAGCACTCCCCTCTTATTACTTAAGCGCTTTTCTGCAACAGCATCGACTTGATATGGCCGATAGCTTTCGTCGGGTTCAGCCCCTTAGGACAAACACTGACGCAGTTCATAATGCTGTGACAGCGGAATACGCTGAAAGCATCGCTCAGGCCGTCCAGACGCGAGTCCGTTTCGGTGTCGCGGCTGTCGATCAGGAAACGATACGCCGCCAGCAGGCCGGCCGGGCCAATAAACTTGTCCGGGTTCCACCAGAACGATGGGCAGGAGGTCGAGCAGCAGGCGCAAAGAATACACTCGTACAGACCATCCAGTTTTTCACGCTGCTCCGGCGACTGTAAATGCTCGCGAGCGGGTGGATTTTGCCCATTATTCAACAAGTAAGGCTTAATCTTCTCATATTGAGTATAGAATTGCCCCATGTCCACCACCAAATCGCGGATCACCGGCAGGCCGGGCAGAGGACGGATGACTATCTTCTGTTTGCCGTTACCGAGCGCCGAGATTGGCGTGATACAGGCCAGGCCGTTTTTGCCGTTCATGTTCAGGCCGTCAGAGCCACAAACGCCCTCGCGGCAGGAACGACGGAATGACAGACTAGGATCTTTTTCTTTCAGCTGCATTAAAGCGTCAAGCAGCATCATGTCACGACCTTCTTCCGCTTCCAGGGTGTAATCCTGCATACGCGGCGCGTCGTCTACGTCCGGGTTATAACGATAAACTGAGAATTCGAGTTTCATTGTCCTGTCTCCGCATTAATAAGTACGAATCTTCGGCGGGAACGCCGGACGCAGTTTCGGTTCCATGTTGACGCTACGACGCGTCATGGACTCCGACTCTGGCAGATACAGGGAATGGCACAGCCAGTTTTCGTCATCACGATCCGGGAAGTCGAAGCGGCTATGCGCGCCACGGCTCTCGGTACGGAAGTTTGCCGACACCGCGGTGGCGTAGGCGGTTTCCATCAGGTTATCCAGCTCCAGACACTCAACGCGCTGGGTGTTGAACTCGCTGGAAGTGTCGTCCAGACGGGCATTTTTCAGACGCTCGCGGATCGCTTTCAGCTGCTCAAGACCTTTGGCCATGGCGTCACCTTCACGGAATACCGAGAAGTTGTGCTGCATACATTCCTGAAGCGCTTTACGGATTTCCACCGGATCTTCACCATTACGGTTGCCGTTCCAGCGGTTAAGGCGCTCAAGGGACGCGTCGATTTCGGCTTCGGTTGCGTCAAGCAGGTCGCCCTGCTCGGCAATGGATTCCTGCAGATGCAGGCCGACAGCACGACCGAACACCACCAGGTCAAGCAGGGAGTTACCGCCCAGACGGTTTGCACCGTGCACGGAAACACACGCAATTTCACCCACGGCGAACAGGCCAGGGATAACCACATCTTCACCCTGCTCGTTCACGGTCAGCGCCTGACCGGTCACTTTGGTCGGAATGCCGCCCATCATGTAGTGGCAGGTTGGGATAACAGGAATCGGCTCTTTCACCGGATCTACGTGGGCGAAGGTACGGGACAGTTCCAGGATACCCGGCAGGCGGGATTCCAGCACTTCTTTACCCAGGTGATCCAGTTTCAGCTTAGCGTGTGGCCCCCACGGGCCATCACAGCCACGGCCTTCGCGGATTTCGATCATGATGGAACGCGCCACCACGTCACGACCCGCCAGGTCTTTAGCATTCGGGGCATAACGCTCCATGAAGCGTTCGCCGTGTTTGTTCAGCAGGTAACCGCCTTCACCACGGCAGCCTTCTGTGACCAGAACCCCCGCCCCGGCGATACCGGTTGGGTGGAACTGCCAC from Cedecea neteri encodes:
- the sucA gene encoding 2-oxoglutarate dehydrogenase E1 component; the protein is MQNGAMKPWLDSSWLAGANQSYIEQLYEDFLTDPDSVDAHWRSMFQQLAGTGARPDQFHSKTRDYFRRLAKDASRYSTAITDPDTDVKQVKVLQLINAWRFRGHQAANLDPLGLWKQESVPDLDPAFHNLTDEDLQQSFNVGSFAGGKETMKLADLIDALQQTYGGSIGAEYMHITNTEEKRWIQQRIESVVGQSTFTPEEKKRFLSELTAAEGLERYLGAKFPGAKRFSLEGGDALVPMLKEMIRHAGKSGTREVVLGMAHRGRLNVLINVLGKKPQDLFDEFAGKHKEHLGTGDVKYHMGFSSDVETEGGLVHLALAFNPSHLEIVSPVVIGSVRARLDRLDKPGSNQVLPITIHGDAAVAGQGVVQETLNMSKARGYEVGGTVRIVINNQIGFTTSNPLDARSTPYCTDIGKMVMAPIFHVNADDPEAVAFVTRLALDFRNTFKRDVFIDLVCYRRHGHNEADEPSATQPVMYQKIKKHPTPRKIYADKLEQDKLATLEDATEMVNLYRDALDAGECVVNEWRPMNMHSFTWSPYLNHEWDESYPNKVEMKRVQELAKRISTVPEAVEMQSRVAKIYGDRQEMANGNKLFDWGAAENLAYATLVDEGVSVRLSGEDAGRGTFFHRHAVIHNQSNGSTYTPLAHVHNSQGIFKVWDSVLSEEAVLAFEYGYATAEPRTLTIWEAQFGDFANGAQVVIDQFISSGEQKWGRMCGLVMLLPHGYEGQGPEHSSARLERYLQLCAEQNMQVCVPSTPAQVYHMLRRQALRGMRRPLVVMSPKSLLRHPLAVSSLDELANGTFQPAIGEIDELDPKGVKRVVLCSGKVYYDLLEQRRKNDQKDVAIVRIEQLYPFPHQAVQEALKPFAHVHDFVWCQEEPLNQGAWYCSQHHLREVIPFGSALRYAGRPASASPAVGYMSVHQKQQQDLVNDALNVE
- the sdhB gene encoding succinate dehydrogenase iron-sulfur subunit SdhB, which gives rise to MKLEFSVYRYNPDVDDAPRMQDYTLEAEEGRDMMLLDALMQLKEKDPSLSFRRSCREGVCGSDGLNMNGKNGLACITPISALGNGKQKIVIRPLPGLPVIRDLVVDMGQFYTQYEKIKPYLLNNGQNPPAREHLQSPEQREKLDGLYECILCACCSTSCPSFWWNPDKFIGPAGLLAAYRFLIDSRDTETDSRLDGLSDAFSVFRCHSIMNCVSVCPKGLNPTKAIGHIKSMLLQKSA
- the sdhA gene encoding succinate dehydrogenase flavoprotein subunit, which produces MKLPVREFDAVVIGAGGAGMRAALQISQSGQTCALLSKVFPTRSHTVSAQGGITVALGNTHEDNWEWHMYDTVKGSDYIGDQDAIEYMCKTGPEAILELDHMGLPFSRLENGTIYQRPFGGQSKDFGGEQAARTAAAADRTGHALLHTLYQQNLKNHTTIFSEWYALDLVKNADGAVVGCTALCIETGEVVYFKARATVLATGGAGRIYQSTTNAHINTGDGVGMAIRAGVPVQDMEMWQFHPTGIAGAGVLVTEGCRGEGGYLLNKHGERFMERYAPNAKDLAGRDVVARSIMIEIREGRGCDGPWGPHAKLKLDHLGKEVLESRLPGILELSRTFAHVDPVKEPIPVIPTCHYMMGGIPTKVTGQALTVNEQGEDVVIPGLFAVGEIACVSVHGANRLGGNSLLDLVVFGRAVGLHLQESIAEQGDLLDATEAEIDASLERLNRWNGNRNGEDPVEIRKALQECMQHNFSVFREGDAMAKGLEQLKAIRERLKNARLDDTSSEFNTQRVECLELDNLMETAYATAVSANFRTESRGAHSRFDFPDRDDENWLCHSLYLPESESMTRRSVNMEPKLRPAFPPKIRTY